In a single window of the Bactrocera dorsalis isolate Fly_Bdor chromosome 2, ASM2337382v1, whole genome shotgun sequence genome:
- the LOC105233769 gene encoding ubiquitin-conjugating enzyme E2 J2, with translation MASTKPRKQPTAISRMRQDYMRLKRDPLPYITAEPLPNNILEWHYVVKGPANTPYYGGYYHGTLLFPREFPFKPPSIYMLTPNGRFKTNTRLCLSISDFHPDTWNPTWCVGTILTGLLSFMLESTPTLGSIETTTYEKQSYARKSLEYNLKDPIFRELFPEVCEEINKLLEDEKQKLALLNGELNRKSVNNVIPATNNENSSNGAQHVKSDECENKRKSIINWPGLYSNLVIGISFSIFALVVNYVIKNLNQE, from the exons ATGGCCTCTACTAAACCACGGAAGCAGCCAACTGCAATATCACGGATGAGACAGGATTACATGCGATTAAAGCGCGATCCTTTACCTTATATAACTGCCGAACCGTTACCAAACAATATCCTAGAATGGCATTACGTTGTAAAAGGTCCAGCTAACACCCCTTACTACGGCGGATACTACCATGGAACATTACTTTTTCCAAGAGAATTTCCATTTAAACCACCTTCAATTTATATGTTGACACCGAACGGACGATTTAAGACTAACACCCGCCTCTGCCTTAGCATATCAG atttcCATCCCGATACATGGAATCCAACGTGGTGTGTCGGCACTATATTGACGGGGTTACTAAGTTTTATG CTGGAATCAACACCAACTTTAGGTTCAATTGAGACAACGACTTATGAAAAACAGAGCTATGCCAGAAAATCTTTAGAGTACAATTTAAAGGACCCCATTTTTCGAGAATTGTTTCCTGAAGTATGCGAAGAAATAAACAAGTTATTAGAAGATGAAAAACAAAAGCTCGCTCTTTTAAATGGAGAACTTAATAGAAAATCAGTTAACAATGTAATACCAGCcacaaataatgaaaatagctCTAACGGAGCACAACATGTAAAATCAGACGAATGCGAGAACAAACGAAAATCTATTATTAATTGGCCAGGACTATATTCAAATTTGGTGATTGGAATCAGTTTttcgatttttgctttggtagtAAATTATGTAATCAAGAATCTGAACCAGGAATAA
- the LOC105233768 gene encoding ubiquitin-conjugating enzyme E2 J2 — translation MSVTTKGRKQPTAISRMKQDYMRLKRDPLPYITAEPLPNNILEWHYVVKGPANTPYYGGYYHGTLVFPREFPFKPPSIYMLTPNGRFKTNTRLCLSISDFHPDTWNPTWCVGTILTGLLSFMLETTPTLGSIESTQYEKQQYAKKSLAYNLKNQHFRDLFPEICEEINKRIEDEQKSVTKSTAMSNGSSRGNNSNNELPNGDICGLESIVDNPQLRGAGANSTGNSLINWHSIYSNLIILISFAIFALMVNYVIKNINQE, via the exons atgtcagtTACAACGAAAGGTCGAAAACAGCCTACTGCTATATCTCGCATGAAGCAAGACTATATGCGGCTGAAACGTGATCCCCTGCCATATATAACAGCTGAACCACTGCCAAATAATATACTTGAGTGGCATTACGTAGTAAAAGGCCCCGCTAATACACCTTATTATGGTGGTTACTATCATGGTACTTTAGTCTTCCCTCGTGAATTTCCGTTCAAGCCGCCATCAATTTACATGCTTACTCCAAATGGCCGCTTCAAAACGAATACACGATTATGTTTAAGCATATCAG ATTTCCATCCAGATACCTGGAACCCAACTTGGTGTGTTGGCACCATACTCACTGGTCTACTAAGTTTCATg ttgGAGACAACACCAACCCTTGGATCCATAGAGTCAACTCAATACGAAAAGCAACAATACGCAAAAAAATCGCTTGCTTACAACCTAAAAAATCAACACTTTCGCGACTTGTTCCCAGAAATTTGTGAGGAAATTAACAAACGAATAGAAGACGAACAAAAATCTGTTACTAAGTCGACTGCAATGTCAAATGGATCAAGTAGAGGAAATAACAGTAACAATGAATTGCCCAATGGTGATATTTGTGGTTTAGAAAGTATTGTTGATAATCCACAACTTAGGGGAGCTGGAGCAAACAGTACAGGGAACTCTTTAATTAATTGGCAttcaatttattcaaatttaataattttaattagttttgcaATATTTGCACTAATGGTAAACTATGTGATCAAGAATATAAATCAAGAAtag